In Leptospiraceae bacterium, one genomic interval encodes:
- a CDS encoding transposase zinc-binding domain-containing protein: MLFCLWKFLNSKRGKAYYAIRNCRTETLGGHVDKCSHCGFEKNSYNSCRNRHCPKCQFLRKRNG; the protein is encoded by the coding sequence ATTCTTTTCTGTCTATGGAAATTCCTTAACTCGAAACGAGGTAAAGCGTATTATGCGATCAGGAATTGCAGAACAGAGACGCTAGGTGGTCACGTAGATAAATGTAGTCACTGTGGATTCGAAAAGAATTCCTACAATTCCTGTCGTAATAGGCATTGTCCCAAATGTCAGTTTTTAAGAAAGAGAAATGGTTAG